In Actinomycetota bacterium, the following proteins share a genomic window:
- a CDS encoding sodium:calcium antiporter → MDWVLLVVALGVILGGAELFTNGVEWVGDGFGLSQGAIGSVLAAVGTALPETVLPLIAIMLGHGTGKEIGVGAILGAPFMLTTLAMFVLGLTVLVYSATGRRSRDIRANPRVPRLDLGVFLMLFSLAVVAGLWHWKPFHWVLAGALVVAYGLYVRRHFRGPVERDVEQEAAGEIKPLYLRGLAVRGVRGKPPTWASVLQTLAGLAVIVAGARLFVAVVTDLAGQFHVRPLPFALLVAPVATELPEIFNASVIWARRGKDTLAVGNITGAMVFQAVFPVAIGLLFTPWRLSHESLVAALVALGAGALLYVTLVVRGRMGPRLLLLQGALYVGFVLYLVARAR, encoded by the coding sequence GTGGACTGGGTCCTGCTGGTCGTGGCGCTCGGGGTGATCTTGGGCGGCGCGGAGCTGTTCACGAACGGAGTGGAGTGGGTGGGGGATGGCTTCGGGCTCTCCCAGGGCGCGATCGGCAGCGTGCTGGCCGCGGTGGGCACCGCGCTCCCGGAGACGGTCCTGCCCCTCATCGCCATCATGCTCGGCCACGGCACCGGGAAGGAGATCGGCGTCGGGGCCATCCTGGGGGCGCCCTTCATGCTCACCACCCTGGCCATGTTCGTCCTCGGCCTGACCGTGCTGGTTTACTCCGCGACGGGCCGGCGAAGCCGCGACATCCGCGCCAACCCCCGGGTCCCCCGCCTGGATCTCGGGGTCTTCCTGATGCTCTTCTCCCTGGCGGTCGTGGCCGGCCTGTGGCACTGGAAGCCGTTCCACTGGGTCCTGGCCGGGGCCCTCGTGGTCGCGTACGGCCTGTACGTGCGAAGGCACTTCCGCGGTCCCGTGGAACGGGATGTCGAGCAGGAGGCCGCCGGCGAGATCAAGCCGCTGTACCTGCGCGGGCTCGCGGTTCGAGGCGTGCGCGGGAAGCCGCCCACCTGGGCCAGCGTGCTCCAGACGCTGGCCGGGCTGGCCGTGATCGTGGCCGGAGCCCGCCTGTTCGTCGCGGTGGTGACCGACCTGGCAGGCCAGTTCCACGTCCGGCCGCTTCCCTTCGCGCTACTGGTCGCCCCGGTCGCCACCGAGCTCCCCGAGATCTTCAACGCCAGCGTGATCTGGGCCCGGCGAGGCAAGGACACCCTGGCCGTCGGCAACATCACGGGGGCGATGGTGTTTCAGGCGGTGTTCCCGGTCGCCATCGGGTTGCTGTTCACCCCGTGGAGGCTGTCGCACGAGTCGCTGGTCGCCGCGCTGGTGGCGCTCGGGGCCGGAGCGCTGCTCTACGTGACCCTGGTGGTCCGAGGGCGGATGGGGCCGAGGCTGCTCCTGCTCCAGGGCGCCCTGTACGTCGGATTCGTGCTCTATCTGGTGGCCCGGGCGCGGTAG